In Nitrospira sp., one genomic interval encodes:
- a CDS encoding GGDEF domain-containing protein has translation MKPRAARVPHATARQPERLHATPSAQVEERAAEWLRFGLLVTTTCGGAGLYWAVAFNGLSHLPFVGVLDEAWLAALALIIAVACLILLMSATGGRMDEQETDWNGSGADDRQAYDSVTGLPMTRLFTSEVNQAIGRSRMPGAQVAVLVIDLTEVTGPAWEESAHAALFVRVQAARVKSALKSTDGVGRLGKRVFGVLLDQVRSEHELVAIAKKIQFVVSLPFTMEGVESQCMARVGIGFCPQDGTDGRATVRAALQAAAIARADGYVVYGLNGAVTIAQPAAASVIAA, from the coding sequence ATGAAGCCTCGCGCGGCGCGTGTCCCTCACGCTACAGCTCGGCAGCCAGAGCGCCTGCACGCGACTCCTTCCGCCCAAGTGGAGGAGCGAGCGGCAGAATGGCTCAGGTTCGGACTCCTCGTGACAACTACCTGCGGGGGCGCCGGGCTCTATTGGGCCGTGGCCTTCAATGGACTCAGCCATCTTCCCTTCGTCGGAGTGCTGGATGAGGCCTGGCTCGCCGCGTTGGCCCTGATCATTGCCGTCGCCTGCCTTATTCTACTGATGTCCGCCACCGGAGGTCGGATGGATGAACAGGAAACCGACTGGAATGGGTCGGGCGCCGACGACCGGCAGGCGTACGATTCGGTGACGGGCTTGCCGATGACCCGTCTGTTTACGTCAGAGGTGAATCAGGCGATCGGGAGAAGCCGGATGCCCGGCGCGCAGGTGGCCGTGTTGGTGATCGACCTGACGGAGGTCACGGGACCGGCATGGGAGGAGTCTGCCCACGCCGCTCTGTTTGTTCGGGTCCAGGCGGCTCGTGTGAAAAGCGCTTTGAAATCGACCGATGGGGTGGGGCGGCTAGGCAAGCGAGTTTTTGGGGTGCTGCTTGATCAGGTGAGATCCGAGCATGAGCTGGTGGCCATCGCGAAGAAAATTCAATTCGTGGTTTCCCTCCCGTTTACCATGGAAGGCGTTGAGAGTCAGTGCATGGCCCGTGTCGGCATCGGCTTCTGTCCGCAAGATGGAACTGACGGCCGCGCCACGGTACGGGCCGCGCTCCAAGCTGCGGCGATCGCCCGCGCAGATGGGTACGTGGTCTATGGGCTCAACGGGGCAGTGACCATCGCACAGCCGGCGGCTGCCTCCGTCATCGCGGCCTGA
- the flgA gene encoding flagellar basal body P-ring formation protein FlgA has translation MIRLATMIAMTVGLLAGGIAPVSAGERRAEPPTGMVQTALAQTIHTVPSARGKRIVAPEQIQAAIHRHVMRELAGRVVDCQVTLGEPQQPVVLPPGMVEVKVGAGRSEEPLGRRLFQIQLLVNGRLAKTVEATADIAAVVEVVVTNRLIKTDEVIEAEDVGTDQMVLFDLKQAFVTNPTDVIGKAAARPLSPQSPIRITAVRRPFVVRKGDRVTIEARQGGLSIQTVGVTKSHGEVGQTITVSNVDSGKDLQAIVVGAGVVRVNF, from the coding sequence GTGATTCGACTCGCAACAATGATCGCGATGACGGTTGGGCTGCTGGCCGGTGGAATCGCGCCGGTGTCGGCGGGAGAACGGAGGGCGGAGCCGCCCACCGGGATGGTCCAGACTGCCTTGGCTCAGACCATTCACACGGTTCCGTCGGCGCGCGGCAAACGAATCGTCGCGCCCGAGCAGATCCAGGCTGCCATCCATCGCCACGTGATGCGGGAGCTTGCCGGACGAGTGGTCGACTGCCAGGTCACGCTGGGGGAGCCCCAACAGCCGGTAGTCCTGCCGCCCGGCATGGTTGAAGTGAAGGTCGGCGCCGGCCGGTCTGAGGAGCCCCTGGGGAGGCGGCTGTTTCAGATTCAGTTGCTGGTCAATGGGCGGTTGGCGAAGACCGTCGAAGCGACGGCGGACATTGCGGCGGTAGTGGAAGTGGTGGTCACGAATCGGCTGATCAAGACGGATGAGGTGATCGAGGCGGAAGATGTCGGCACGGATCAAATGGTGTTGTTCGACCTGAAGCAGGCATTCGTGACGAACCCCACCGATGTGATTGGAAAGGCCGCTGCGAGGCCGTTGTCCCCCCAAAGCCCTATCCGAATCACGGCTGTTCGCCGCCCCTTTGTCGTGCGTAAGGGGGACCGGGTCACGATCGAAGCCCGGCAGGGAGGGCTCTCGATCCAAACGGTCGGCGTGACGAAATCCCATGGCGAAGTCGGCCAAACGATCACGGTGTCCAACGTGGACTCGGGCAAGGACCTTCAGGCAATCGTGGTCGGAGCGGGGGTGGTGCGTGTCAATTTCTGA
- a CDS encoding flagellar basal body P-ring protein FlgI, with translation MAAFLMLSLLTASWAEAVRVKDVATIEGVRENQLIGYGLVVGLDRTGDQVIGGQFTIQAMMSMLNKMGINLVIDPIQLLTRNIASVMVTAKLPPFVKPGMTLDAVVSSMANAKSLQGGTLLLTPLKAPNQQVFAVAQGPVSIGGFLGGVGGAGGATVTKNHQAAGVVPAGAIVEKELVVDIDSWDSVSVLLRHPDFTTAIRTAEAIDGTFGKGTAVPVNAGLVKAALPTTFQGRVVEYIATMEGLDVTVDVAAKVVVNERTGTVVLGEHVRLSTCAISHGNLTISVKNTLNVSQPPAPIIGSTMGQTTVTPDVQTEVKEQESRLVVVDQTVTLGDVVRALNAVGVTPRDLVAILSALRAAGALQANLEIV, from the coding sequence ATGGCGGCCTTCCTCATGCTGTCGCTGCTGACGGCTTCCTGGGCGGAAGCCGTGCGCGTGAAGGATGTGGCGACCATCGAGGGGGTCCGTGAAAACCAGCTGATCGGCTACGGCTTGGTGGTGGGTCTGGATCGGACCGGTGACCAGGTCATCGGTGGTCAGTTCACCATTCAGGCCATGATGTCCATGTTGAACAAAATGGGGATCAATCTGGTCATCGACCCCATCCAGTTGCTGACGCGCAATATCGCCTCAGTCATGGTCACGGCCAAACTGCCGCCGTTCGTGAAGCCCGGGATGACGCTCGATGCGGTCGTCTCCTCCATGGCGAATGCGAAGAGTCTCCAAGGCGGGACCTTGCTGCTGACGCCTCTCAAGGCGCCGAACCAGCAGGTGTTCGCCGTCGCCCAGGGGCCGGTTTCGATCGGTGGATTCTTAGGCGGCGTCGGTGGAGCAGGTGGAGCGACCGTCACGAAAAATCACCAGGCCGCCGGTGTGGTTCCCGCCGGCGCAATCGTGGAAAAAGAACTGGTTGTGGACATTGATTCGTGGGATTCGGTGTCTGTGCTCTTGCGTCACCCGGACTTTACGACTGCCATCCGTACAGCCGAAGCGATCGACGGCACTTTCGGGAAGGGAACGGCGGTGCCAGTGAACGCCGGGCTCGTCAAGGCAGCCTTGCCGACTACCTTTCAAGGACGTGTCGTGGAATACATCGCGACCATGGAAGGGTTGGACGTCACTGTTGATGTGGCAGCCAAAGTTGTCGTGAACGAACGCACCGGCACGGTCGTCCTCGGAGAACATGTCCGGCTCTCGACTTGTGCGATATCTCACGGAAACCTAACGATTTCGGTTAAGAACACCCTCAACGTCTCGCAGCCTCCTGCGCCAATTATTGGATCGACCATGGGGCAAACGACCGTGACTCCGGATGTTCAAACCGAGGTGAAAGAACAAGAGTCCCGGCTGGTAGTCGTGGATCAGACCGTGACGCTGGGTGACGTCGTCCGAGCTCTGAATGCCGTCGGGGTGACCCCTCGTGACCTCGTGGCAATCCTGTCGGCCTTGCGGGCCGCCGGGGCACTTCAAGCGAACCTGGAAATTGTCTAA
- the flgF gene encoding flagellar basal-body rod protein FlgF → MNRAIYPILSGAVAQEKQMQVFANNLANVNTTGFKQDQQGFRGLFAQVSAGAVGPSSNGGLASAILSRPSGPTERVFAEPHGVRTAFEPGRTRITGNPLDLAIQGNGFFEVKTAEGTRYTRNGMFSLDNQRRLVTNQGQVVMGTKGELKVPPGTVQINAQGTIQVDGNSIGTIKLVEFPENQMPQKSANGLFAGGRPKVATTTQVQSGHIEESNVNSLSEMVKMIEGMRSYESAQKLIQTLDRMTETAIQDLGRVQ, encoded by the coding sequence ATGAACAGAGCCATCTATCCCATACTCTCCGGTGCCGTGGCGCAGGAAAAACAGATGCAGGTGTTCGCCAATAATTTGGCGAACGTCAATACCACCGGGTTCAAACAGGATCAACAGGGCTTCCGCGGACTCTTCGCGCAAGTCAGCGCCGGTGCCGTCGGTCCGTCTTCGAATGGAGGACTGGCCTCCGCGATCCTGTCCCGTCCTTCCGGTCCAACAGAACGGGTCTTCGCCGAACCGCATGGCGTGCGCACGGCCTTTGAGCCGGGAAGAACCCGCATTACGGGGAATCCCTTGGATCTGGCCATTCAGGGCAACGGATTCTTTGAGGTGAAGACGGCCGAGGGCACTCGCTACACTCGCAACGGCATGTTCTCGCTGGACAACCAGCGCCGGCTGGTCACCAACCAAGGACAGGTCGTGATGGGAACGAAGGGCGAACTGAAAGTGCCGCCGGGCACGGTGCAGATCAACGCTCAAGGCACGATCCAGGTGGACGGGAACTCGATCGGTACGATCAAGTTGGTGGAGTTCCCCGAAAACCAGATGCCCCAAAAGTCCGCGAACGGATTGTTTGCCGGCGGCCGGCCGAAGGTGGCCACCACGACACAGGTGCAGTCCGGACACATCGAAGAGTCGAACGTCAATTCACTCAGTGAAATGGTGAAGATGATCGAAGGCATGCGCAGCTATGAATCGGCGCAGAAATTGATTCAGACGCTCGATCGCATGACCGAAACGGCGATCCAGGATCTGGGTCGGGTGCAGTAG
- a CDS encoding flagellar basal body L-ring protein FlgH — translation MPPPKTVGSLWQEENGRAYLYEDLRAMRVGDVITISIVEKHKGSKSADTNAERDSSITNSLSGSGVGYIGLPGIRLGGEARRGLGIDASATNKFGGKGATSREDTLTGTISAIVTEVLPNGDLRIEGRREVTVNSERQIMTIGGIVRRVDVNTKNTVQSSAIADAKIEYSGLGVVDDVQRPGWLVRVLDWIYPF, via the coding sequence ATGCCTCCACCGAAAACCGTAGGGTCGCTGTGGCAAGAGGAGAACGGGCGTGCCTATCTGTACGAAGACCTTCGTGCTATGCGGGTGGGGGACGTGATCACGATTTCGATCGTGGAAAAACACAAGGGCTCCAAGAGCGCCGATACGAATGCGGAGCGCGATTCCAGCATCACCAATAGTTTGAGTGGGAGCGGCGTGGGGTACATCGGCTTGCCTGGGATCAGGCTCGGAGGCGAAGCACGTCGCGGATTGGGCATTGATGCGAGCGCGACCAACAAGTTCGGCGGCAAGGGGGCGACAAGTCGAGAGGATACGTTGACCGGTACCATCTCGGCCATCGTCACGGAAGTCTTGCCGAATGGAGACCTGCGGATCGAAGGGCGCCGCGAGGTCACGGTGAACTCGGAACGGCAGATTATGACGATCGGCGGCATTGTCCGCCGGGTGGACGTGAATACGAAGAACACGGTTCAGTCCAGCGCGATTGCCGATGCCAAGATTGAATATTCCGGGTTGGGCGTAGTGGATGATGTGCAGCGGCCCGGCTGGCTGGTCAGGGTCTTGGACTGGATCTATCCCTTTTGA
- the flgG gene encoding flagellar basal-body rod protein FlgG, with translation MIRAMWTAATGMTAQQLNVDTIAHNLANVNTNAFKRSRAEFADLLYQIQRLPGTNASNVGVFPVGVQIGAGVRPITVAKEWLQGNMRQTNNELDLAIDGPGFFQVARPDGTIMYTRSGSFKRDNVGNLVTGDGDQLTPVITIPSGALKLDIGQDGTVSVLLPGVTQASQVGQIQLVRFDNPSGLVSMGNNLFLDSFASGPPLQGTGGFSTGFGTLQQGFLESSNVNLAEEMVNMIIAQRSYEINSKTIQASDEMMQIANNLRR, from the coding sequence ATGATTCGTGCCATGTGGACTGCGGCGACGGGCATGACCGCGCAACAACTGAATGTGGACACGATCGCCCACAACTTGGCGAACGTCAACACGAATGCGTTCAAACGCAGTCGCGCCGAATTTGCCGACCTGCTGTATCAGATTCAGCGGTTGCCCGGTACCAACGCGTCGAACGTCGGGGTCTTTCCCGTGGGTGTGCAGATCGGAGCCGGTGTACGGCCCATCACGGTGGCCAAGGAATGGCTGCAAGGCAATATGCGCCAGACCAACAACGAGCTCGACCTCGCCATCGATGGACCCGGATTTTTCCAGGTGGCGAGACCGGACGGGACCATCATGTATACCCGCAGCGGCTCGTTCAAGCGCGATAACGTGGGAAACTTGGTCACGGGCGACGGTGATCAATTGACGCCGGTCATCACCATTCCATCGGGCGCGTTGAAGCTCGACATCGGCCAGGACGGCACGGTGTCGGTGCTCCTCCCCGGGGTCACGCAGGCTTCGCAGGTGGGGCAGATCCAGTTGGTGCGCTTCGACAACCCCTCGGGGCTGGTGTCGATGGGGAATAACCTCTTTCTCGACAGTTTCGCATCCGGTCCTCCTCTACAGGGAACGGGCGGATTCTCGACAGGGTTCGGGACGTTGCAGCAAGGGTTTTTGGAAAGCTCCAACGTCAATCTCGCTGAGGAGATGGTCAATATGATCATCGCTCAACGGAGCTACGAAATTAACTCCAAGACCATCCAAGCCTCCGACGAAATGATGCAGATCGCCAACAATCTGCGGCGGTAA
- a CDS encoding flagellar protein FlgN produces the protein MSTTESSRRLETQSLLSRLYDKVIAFQTLLRREQQAIRTLSFSEFTQVTMKKAQLLEELRELEGGRRVQQSEQDGKGSSAVTEALLAKLLAAVEETDRLNRLNAGLVEQSLEFLQGALRAWQRSSGSAELYSSSGVAVPAMGGRIGMRG, from the coding sequence GTGTCGACCACAGAGTCCAGCCGACGATTGGAAACCCAGTCCCTCCTCTCTCGCCTCTACGACAAGGTGATTGCCTTTCAAACGCTGCTGCGCCGGGAGCAGCAAGCGATTCGGACGTTGTCCTTCAGCGAGTTCACCCAGGTCACGATGAAGAAGGCGCAACTCCTGGAAGAGTTACGGGAACTGGAAGGGGGCCGCCGCGTGCAGCAATCCGAACAGGATGGGAAGGGCTCCTCGGCGGTGACCGAAGCCCTATTGGCAAAGCTGCTGGCTGCCGTCGAGGAGACCGATCGCTTGAATCGCCTGAATGCCGGCCTGGTCGAGCAGTCGCTGGAGTTTCTTCAAGGGGCGTTACGCGCGTGGCAACGTAGTTCCGGCTCCGCGGAGTTGTATTCGTCCTCTGGTGTCGCGGTGCCGGCGATGGGCGGTCGCATAGGAATGAGAGGGTAG
- a CDS encoding FliA/WhiG family RNA polymerase sigma factor: MMDTRKTAVAKSVPRKAIAEGDRERVIQEFAHVVKAMAHRLAFRLPAYMDAEDLISVGIIGLMDAMDKYDPTREAKFKTYAEFRIRGAMLDEIRSMDWVPRSVHERITLLQKTYGELLNRLGRPPTDQEVAKELKMSIEELEEFLTRSRGAVVISLDDLGVHDTDGQKILGALTDPNQPDPLAVLVSERSRHVLESAIQELPEKERMVLSLYYFEELTMKEIGTMLRVTESRVCQIHSKAIIHLKARLQLVDA; this comes from the coding sequence ATGATGGATACTCGCAAGACAGCCGTTGCGAAGAGTGTTCCTCGCAAAGCGATTGCCGAAGGGGATCGTGAACGGGTCATTCAGGAGTTCGCGCATGTCGTCAAGGCGATGGCCCATCGCTTGGCCTTTCGTCTGCCGGCCTATATGGATGCAGAGGATCTGATCTCCGTCGGCATCATCGGGCTGATGGACGCGATGGATAAGTACGATCCGACACGCGAAGCCAAATTCAAGACCTATGCGGAGTTCCGTATCCGCGGCGCGATGCTCGACGAGATCCGCTCCATGGATTGGGTCCCCCGTTCGGTGCATGAACGCATCACCTTGTTGCAGAAGACCTATGGGGAGTTGCTCAACCGACTGGGACGCCCGCCCACGGATCAGGAAGTTGCGAAGGAATTGAAGATGTCCATCGAGGAGTTGGAGGAGTTTCTCACGCGTTCGCGCGGCGCGGTGGTCATCAGCTTGGATGATTTGGGCGTGCACGACACGGACGGGCAGAAGATCTTGGGGGCGCTGACCGACCCGAACCAGCCCGATCCGTTGGCGGTGTTGGTCAGTGAGCGCTCCCGGCATGTGCTCGAGTCGGCCATTCAGGAATTGCCCGAGAAAGAACGTATGGTGTTGTCCCTGTATTACTTCGAAGAACTCACGATGAAGGAGATCGGCACCATGCTCCGTGTGACGGAGTCGCGGGTGTGCCAAATTCATTCGAAGGCCATCATCCATCTCAAGGCCAGGCTGCAACTGGTCGACGCCTGA
- the flgK gene encoding flagellar hook-associated protein FlgK has product MPGLNGLLGMGANALATFQRALAVTGQNLSNVNTPGYSRQEIVLAEGIPEDAIPGQLGTGVVATQIRRSIDTFVEAQLLTSRERLGQFSASQNALTQIQTVFADSNDQGIAASLNDFFQAWQDVATNPADLTSRTVLLSKADVVAKRLNQAATQLSAHRNSLDGQILRGIADINTLAGQIADLNGKIKLAEVSGQQANDLRDQRGRYLNDLAELVDISTLEESDGQVSVFVGVGQVLVTQQTAFRLAGVADITNSGLSDVQYDNGSGANTDLTGVISGGRLKGWIDARDTTAASLQSSLDTLASQLVSQVNTQHRAGYGLDGSTTQDFFTATGTTAATIGVALTDRRQVAASSTAAGVPGNNVNALAVAGLQDSTLAGLGNATFQEYYSALAGSFGATLQGTKRDLEGQEILNDQLLAHRAQVSGVSMDEELISLLKYQRAFEAASKLITTSDEMLQAILTLKR; this is encoded by the coding sequence ATGCCAGGCTTGAATGGGTTGCTCGGAATGGGCGCGAATGCATTGGCGACCTTTCAACGGGCTTTGGCCGTCACAGGCCAGAACCTCTCGAACGTCAATACCCCCGGCTACTCTCGTCAGGAGATCGTTTTGGCAGAGGGCATACCGGAAGATGCAATCCCCGGCCAGTTGGGAACAGGGGTCGTGGCGACGCAGATTCGCCGTTCGATCGATACCTTCGTCGAAGCGCAACTCTTGACCTCCCGGGAACGTCTCGGGCAGTTCAGCGCGTCTCAGAATGCCCTCACCCAAATTCAGACGGTCTTTGCCGATTCCAACGATCAAGGCATCGCTGCCAGCCTGAACGACTTCTTTCAAGCGTGGCAGGATGTGGCGACGAATCCCGCCGACCTGACGAGTCGGACGGTGCTGCTGTCGAAGGCGGATGTGGTCGCCAAGCGGCTCAACCAGGCCGCCACGCAATTATCGGCGCATCGAAATTCGCTTGACGGCCAAATCCTGCGAGGCATTGCGGATATCAATACATTGGCCGGTCAGATTGCCGATCTCAACGGAAAAATCAAACTGGCAGAGGTCAGCGGCCAACAGGCGAACGATTTGCGCGACCAGCGCGGCCGATACCTCAACGACTTGGCGGAATTGGTGGACATTTCCACGCTGGAAGAGTCGGACGGTCAAGTCAGCGTGTTTGTGGGAGTCGGTCAAGTGTTGGTGACGCAGCAAACCGCCTTTCGATTGGCGGGCGTCGCCGACATCACCAACAGCGGTCTTTCGGATGTTCAGTACGACAACGGCAGCGGTGCAAATACCGACCTCACAGGTGTCATCAGCGGCGGCCGACTGAAGGGGTGGATTGATGCCCGGGACACGACGGCGGCCTCGCTCCAAAGCTCGCTCGATACGCTCGCATCACAACTCGTGAGCCAGGTGAATACCCAGCACCGTGCAGGCTACGGATTAGATGGATCCACCACACAGGACTTCTTCACCGCGACAGGCACTACGGCTGCAACCATCGGCGTGGCGCTCACAGATCGGCGGCAGGTCGCCGCCTCGTCTACGGCCGCCGGCGTTCCAGGAAACAATGTCAACGCCCTCGCGGTCGCAGGCTTGCAAGACAGCACCTTAGCGGGATTGGGTAATGCCACGTTCCAAGAATATTACAGCGCCCTGGCAGGGAGTTTTGGTGCCACCCTTCAAGGAACCAAACGTGATTTGGAAGGCCAGGAGATCTTGAACGATCAGTTGCTCGCGCATCGAGCACAGGTGTCGGGTGTGTCAATGGATGAGGAGTTGATCAGCCTGCTGAAGTATCAACGCGCTTTCGAAGCCGCGTCTAAATTGATCACGACAAGCGACGAAATGTTACAAGCCATTCTGACGCTCAAGCGTTAA
- the flgL gene encoding flagellar hook-associated protein FlgL has protein sequence MRVADQQIYSNLLGNLQRARLQSLNAQEQISSQRRVSHPSDDPSAFGQIVLDKSALSQTTQWIRNIDFGRARVDAADQALGQVQNLITRIRELTIQAGSDTTSPEGRETIAKEVRQLQRQLVQLGNTEVAGQAIFGGTESDVSPFVITSGDTVAYQGNAETQSIAVSPNQTVQILLPGSSIFTGSATNIFNSLRDLLTALESNDRNGIQDGLGNLDLATAQISETQGTVGALANRLQVTRDALDTATLTISKSISDNQDADLAAAISRLRLQEVAVNAASQAFARIFDTSLLNYLR, from the coding sequence ATGAGGGTCGCGGACCAACAGATCTATAGCAACCTGCTCGGCAATCTCCAGCGAGCCCGTCTTCAAAGTCTGAACGCGCAGGAACAGATTTCCAGTCAACGCCGGGTGTCTCATCCCTCCGACGACCCGAGTGCGTTCGGTCAGATCGTGCTGGATAAATCAGCGCTGTCCCAGACGACTCAATGGATCCGCAACATCGATTTCGGCCGTGCGCGCGTCGATGCGGCCGATCAGGCGCTGGGGCAGGTTCAGAATCTGATCACCAGGATTCGCGAACTGACCATTCAAGCCGGCAGCGATACGACGTCTCCGGAAGGCCGGGAGACAATCGCGAAGGAAGTACGGCAGCTTCAGCGCCAATTGGTTCAGCTGGGAAATACGGAAGTTGCCGGACAGGCCATCTTCGGGGGGACGGAGAGCGACGTAAGCCCCTTTGTGATCACCTCCGGCGATACCGTGGCCTACCAGGGCAATGCCGAGACGCAGTCCATTGCCGTCAGTCCGAATCAAACCGTTCAAATTCTCCTTCCGGGTAGCAGTATCTTCACGGGATCTGCCACGAATATTTTCAACTCACTGCGTGATCTGTTGACGGCGCTGGAGAGTAACGATCGTAACGGAATCCAGGATGGTCTGGGGAATTTGGATCTCGCGACGGCCCAGATCAGCGAAACGCAGGGTACCGTCGGCGCGTTGGCCAATCGGCTCCAGGTCACAAGAGATGCCTTGGATACGGCAACCCTGACGATATCGAAGTCGATTTCCGACAACCAGGATGCAGACCTGGCAGCGGCCATCAGTCGCCTTCGCCTGCAGGAGGTGGCGGTCAATGCTGCGAGTCAGGCATTTGCCAGAATCTTCGATACGTCGCTCCTCAACTATCTTCGGTAG
- a CDS encoding flagellar assembly protein FliW, with protein sequence MKCQSSRFGAFEVKDDVLLVFPSGILGFPEWTRYVLLDHDTDAPFKWLQCVEAPELAFVVLDPAFFKPDYEIHIPTEALIEIQRQGEDELSVVTILTIPSHDPQSVTANLRGPLVMNHRTRLCKQLVLSEDLPTRYPLFADYSAPQRRQTDRPLQTSAC encoded by the coding sequence ATGAAGTGTCAGTCAAGCAGGTTCGGCGCATTTGAAGTGAAGGATGATGTGCTCTTGGTTTTTCCCTCCGGCATCTTAGGATTTCCGGAGTGGACTCGATATGTCCTGCTGGACCATGACACGGATGCTCCGTTTAAGTGGCTGCAGTGTGTCGAAGCGCCTGAATTGGCCTTTGTCGTGCTGGATCCCGCCTTCTTCAAACCCGACTATGAAATTCACATTCCGACGGAAGCCTTGATCGAAATTCAAAGGCAGGGCGAGGACGAGCTTTCCGTCGTCACGATTTTAACCATTCCCTCGCACGATCCGCAGTCCGTGACCGCGAACTTGCGCGGCCCCTTGGTCATGAATCATCGGACCAGGCTCTGTAAACAACTGGTGTTATCGGAAGACTTGCCCACGCGGTACCCGCTGTTCGCCGATTATTCTGCTCCACAACGTCGGCAAACCGATCGCCCCCTCCAAACGTCTGCTTGCTAA
- the csrA gene encoding carbon storage regulator CsrA, protein MLVLTRRRGEGVTIGLDVRIVVLGIKGGQVRLGIEAPPNVEVHREEVHARIQEENRIAAGPGVIPLEAFRQLSNRGGRRGAQGAV, encoded by the coding sequence ATGCTGGTACTTACACGACGCCGGGGAGAAGGCGTCACCATCGGGCTGGATGTCCGCATCGTGGTTTTGGGCATCAAGGGTGGCCAAGTCAGGCTCGGCATCGAGGCGCCTCCCAATGTGGAAGTCCATCGTGAGGAGGTCCATGCACGGATTCAGGAAGAGAATCGAATCGCAGCCGGTCCGGGGGTGATTCCTCTGGAAGCCTTTCGACAGTTGTCGAATAGGGGGGGGCGGCGTGGTGCTCAAGGGGCTGTATGA
- a CDS encoding rod-binding protein: MDIKNVVSRQLEAFDAVALQTLNRHNLLSGMAGAGEAARAELHKAGQEFEAYFIGHLMKEMRATVPKGLLDRKGEEVWYSFYDQELSRLASEAGGIGLTAYIDAYAEKNF; encoded by the coding sequence ATGGACATCAAGAACGTCGTCTCACGACAGTTGGAAGCTTTTGATGCGGTAGCCCTGCAAACGTTGAACCGCCACAACCTCCTCAGCGGAATGGCAGGGGCCGGCGAGGCCGCCCGTGCGGAACTCCATAAGGCCGGCCAGGAGTTTGAGGCCTACTTTATCGGGCACTTGATGAAGGAGATGAGGGCGACGGTGCCGAAGGGGTTATTGGATCGCAAGGGTGAGGAAGTCTGGTACTCCTTTTATGACCAGGAGTTATCCCGTTTGGCCTCGGAGGCGGGAGGGATCGGCTTGACGGCCTACATCGATGCCTACGCAGAAAAAAACTTCTAA
- the flgM gene encoding flagellar biosynthesis anti-sigma factor FlgM: protein MEISGNGRAADLAKVLLGVQETERTQQKKTVSQNTEKQDRVQISEEAKELQRLRAVAEQPDADRDARVKHIQESVEGGTYNVDGKKVADAMIRNVLTDFVL, encoded by the coding sequence ATGGAGATCTCAGGAAACGGCCGGGCGGCGGATCTCGCGAAGGTCTTGTTGGGCGTTCAGGAGACTGAACGGACACAGCAGAAGAAGACGGTGTCTCAGAATACCGAAAAGCAAGACCGGGTACAGATTTCTGAAGAAGCCAAGGAACTGCAACGCCTGCGGGCTGTAGCCGAGCAGCCGGATGCGGATCGTGACGCCAGGGTCAAGCATATTCAAGAGTCCGTGGAAGGCGGAACCTACAACGTCGACGGGAAAAAAGTTGCCGATGCGATGATCCGCAACGTGTTGACGGACTTCGTCTTGTAG